The Xyrauchen texanus isolate HMW12.3.18 chromosome 17, RBS_HiC_50CHRs, whole genome shotgun sequence DNA window acacacacacaatgcatttTCCCGGACAATAAAATACCCGACCGGTAGAAAATGCACAGATGCAGTAGGGGTTTGTTTCCAAAAGAGATGTCGCCCTGTTgcaaagccatctttcaaaaagtttaacaacacacattttaattgcactttatttattttaacaaaaaatttaaatgaaactggaaaaaaaataagttcaaagtttgaaataaaGGTGTCTTGGTTTATCCAACCAGTGGTAATACCGGGTTCGTCAGTTTCCTGTggaggtttttttgtttttgttttttttctacgaccaatcaaaacttggttttcgaccaagactcttctcatcaactAACGTTTGGTCAACTATTATGGGCAGCCCTAGTAAAGTGTATGAATATCTGACTTTTGCATgataatctaattaaaaaaaattttttataggAAATTTACCCCCCAAAGCTCCAAGAGTTTGCTTACGTGTCCGATGGGGCATGCAGTGAAGAGGAGATTCTTGCAGAGGAGCTTGTCATGTTGAAGGCACTAAAATGGGACCTCTGCCCTGAGACTGTGATCTCATGGTTGAAGCTCTACTCCCAAGTGGACTCTTTGCAGGATTGCACTAATTTCCTCATTCCACAGTTCTCTCAGGAAACCTTCATCCAAATCACACAGGTTAGAGGTTCAGCTTCATCTGCTTTTATTAGATTAAGTGGATAGACTTATGTGTGTTATATACTTATATCCTTTCTAACCTGGGAATGCTCTCTTGTAGTTGTTGGATCTTTGCATTTTGGATGTTAATTCGTTGGATTATCAATATGGAGTCCTCGCTGCTGCAGCATTTTGTCACTTTACCTCATTTGAAACTGTCCATAAAGTTTCAGGTAACTAATGTTGTTGATATCCTTAAAAGTGCTTTTTTGGTTTCTCTACTAATTTGATGTTGAATCAGTCTTTTTTAATTTTGCATGAGAAATGACAAATGAAAGGGGATTATTTATTTTCCACCAGGACTGACATGGGACAGCATATCAAGCTGTGTACAGTGGATGAACCCATTTGTTAGGACCGTAAGTGAGTGGCCAAGACCACAGCTGAGAGGTTTCAAGAAGGTCACTGCTGAAAATTATCACAACATGCAGACCCATGTGGACTACCTGGCTATGTTGGTGAGTTCCATCACTTTTTTCTTACCATGAACATACCTGATGGATCTTCAGAAAAGAAACCTAGTTTGACTTGTcactgtaattcatcatcaaagTACAGATTTAGCCCTTTTTGCAACTGTAAGATGTAGTTGCatgtttaaaattagttaatCATTCCGTGACCATGAGAAGGGGTACATTTCAGTGCAGAAAtgatgcaaaagcaactaatgatggataaaaataaccacaatggaaattgtacaactttACATGTGTCTTATAATATTTGCAACGCGACCTCTGACTGCAACCTATACAATGCGGTGATGTTACACATAACCGTGTCATAACAATACTCGAATATTTGTACCAGTTGACACATTTGTACTGGAATATCATTTTAAGCAGTATATCGATGTTCAAGTCAAATTGGAACCGCACACAAACATTCTGACCAATGAAGGGACCGTTTACTCGCATGTGAATTTTATTAATACAGTTTGGTCCGTTTTTAATGTCCTTGTGAAACTGAGCCATGAAGAAAATCCAACATTTATCTCTTTTAGCCCCTGTTTCAGAACAAATCAAGCAAGCCACAGGTCTGAAAATGGCCTAAGTCTCCTCATTCATGTTCCTCATTCAGCTTTTTTGGCTTTTCAGGGTGAAGCACATAACCGGCAACAGGACAGCTTGGACCGAATGTCTCCTTTGGCTATAGGGGGATTATTGACCCCACCTAAAAGCACTGAGAAACCTGTGAATGTTTGAGAAGACCATACTGGAGCCTGCGTTCATTCAATGCAGTCTCAGCCCAGAGATCTTTCAGTACATGTTTAAGGGAGACCACTCAGCCAAAAACACCCAGAGAGACTTAAAGTTGTGTTCGGAACTGATGCACATTACATGGATAAATTGTATCAGGTTGTTTTTGGGAGGTCTACATGAGGAAATTACATAGAGGCTGAGATGCTGTAGGTCAAAAACATTTCAGACCAGACCGGTGAAATTGAGGAATCTGCTGGCTTGATTTCCCATGCAGTATTTGACGCACTCAAAAGTCCCTTCCATCAAGGAATGGATAATTCCATTTTTCGTAAGATGGAGAAACAAAAGTTTAATGTTTGTGGATTTCAAACATGCATAAGAACATCTGGCCATGTTGCCAGTTTAGAGGTTGTCTACACAAATGCTGCTCCTTCATGGATCAAATGTTACAGTTGATGTTATgtgaatacaatttaattttattgagtgtgtgttgtgaaacGTATATTAGAGTCTACGTTGCCAACCTAGTGGTGCTAAATTTGCTTGTGAAACAGGAAGACCCTGTATGGTGAGCAGTTTTTGTGAATGTCATcccatttttgtactttttttttttttttctaatgcaaTGGAAGACATTCCTGGAAAAACTTGACTATTTTCACCCCTCAGAAGTGAATTTAACCaaacaaaaaattagcatattgcaTATTTATACACTAGATAGATTTGAAATATCCTTGTAATATTTGAATTGCAATTTTTGGTCATCAATGCCAAAGGCATATTTAATTAATTGAGGTGCTtgctatttatacattttaatggctTGTTTTATTGTAGCATAGCTTGATTAAAATTTTTACCCCTGGACTTGAGCCAGTGTCTGTAAACTACATTGTTGGAATTGGAACATAGTGTAAAATAACTATAAATTGTACATAAGATGTACAGTATGCGTACAAATAACAATGTCCTACTGTTTCTGTATAATTTCCAATGTGAAATTAAAAGGTGAATAAACCATCTTTGTTTGTGTGGTAATACGATTTAAAggtcaaattgttttttttttttatcaaattgattgtaattttgaaactttTATAAAAtcaccactcacatgagatgaatactccagtcatatcagtaaccttacaagagctgttttttttttatctgcatggagagggtccccttatAGGTGCGGTCATGTTAGGATtacatgaccatctgaatactatAAATTAATAGTAATCTCATTACCTGCTCTGTAATTGAACACTTCAACTCTAGGATTAAATTACTCATGGCTGCTGACTGATTTAGTACAACAGCATCAATACCTAAAGACGGTGTTTtagtgatgctgcatccatgcccctaggtgtcagtgtaagtccaagacgatATACATAACACGGATTTCACCCTTAAATTTAGGATAATTTGAGACTGAAGACTCTTGCTGTCTGGTCAAAATATTTATGTAAGTACTGCAATTTGAGCAAGTGAAGTAAGCATATAGAATACGGAGTTTGTCAGTTAATCCTTGGTAAATGTTTATTACCCACCTTAATTGCACATACATGTACAGTGACCCTAAATGCTTGGACCATTAAGCTACATCTAATACAAGAATGTCATTATATGAAATAAAGCTATCATAGCTGTTTTCGCCAGAACGTTTTAACTAACTGGTCCCTAACTACTAACTAAGTTAGGGACCATTAAACTAACTAAGTCACTCCATCGAGAACAATTTGATGTCATTCAATTCATTAGTAtggaaatgtttgaaatttgacaATAAGAAACTACATACTTTCTGATTTTCAAACCGCAtacttcatttttttaaataattcaaaactATTGATCCTGTACCATGCGAGCAGCTTTTCATGGGGGAGGAAGTGACCTACCTTTTGGTGTAGTAAAAGAGGAATGGCACTAGGGGAATGGAGCTTGAATTGCTAATTGGAAAATGAGGGCAGCAAGGTGACACTAACAGAGTCTCCTGTAAAATGTACTAGAGTTGCTGCTCACCAATACTTTTTGCTTAGCCAATTCTCTATTGTAATACTTATTGAGTTAACAAATAGGaaaacaccattttttttttttataaatattaagtTACTCAACCAGAGAAGATACTTAAGATGTTTATGTAGTGGCCAGCctgtctctcattct harbors:
- the LOC127658306 gene encoding G1/S-specific cyclin-E2-like isoform X2, which produces MSKRSARNTLQEINENALEQTNKPQRKRKGECNRRIPSAAKKQHYEIQNRCIEGDISPSVLIETPQKDLQETSNRSGFKHFQFKNLFVKPSPLPCLSWASSDDVWIKMLNKELKYIHDKGFIQQHPAMQPKMRSILLDWLMEVSEVYTLHRETFYLAQDIFDRFMLTQKDIGKDQLQLIGVTSLFIASKIEEIYPPKLQEFAYVSDGACSEEEILAEELVMLKALKWDLCPETVISWLKLYSQVDSLQDCTNFLIPQFSQETFIQITQLLDLCILDVNSLDYQYGVLAAAAFCHFTSFETVHKVSGLTWDSISSCVQWMNPFVRTVSEWPRPQLRGFKKVTAENYHNMQTHVDYLAMLGEAHNRQQDSLDRMSPLAIGGLLTPPKSTEKPVNV
- the LOC127658306 gene encoding G1/S-specific cyclin-E2-like isoform X1, whose translation is MSKRSARNTLQEINENALEQTNKPQRKRKGEQCNRRIPSAAKKQHYEIQNRCIEGDISPSVLIETPQKDLQETSNRSGFKHFQFKNLFVKPSPLPCLSWASSDDVWIKMLNKELKYIHDKGFIQQHPAMQPKMRSILLDWLMEVSEVYTLHRETFYLAQDIFDRFMLTQKDIGKDQLQLIGVTSLFIASKIEEIYPPKLQEFAYVSDGACSEEEILAEELVMLKALKWDLCPETVISWLKLYSQVDSLQDCTNFLIPQFSQETFIQITQLLDLCILDVNSLDYQYGVLAAAAFCHFTSFETVHKVSGLTWDSISSCVQWMNPFVRTVSEWPRPQLRGFKKVTAENYHNMQTHVDYLAMLGEAHNRQQDSLDRMSPLAIGGLLTPPKSTEKPVNV